One genomic window of Nitrospirota bacterium includes the following:
- a CDS encoding phosphatase PAP2 family protein codes for MPSQQGPVQTVREESVTEGVKAVIEDARALVTAPLRMTGEDWLKAGAGAAVVGGFVAADHSIQDWVDRNNKSATGKKVADGFNTFGNPVTMAGVNVGVIAIGLANQSYGGGSWIKEAGLVGLEAEGFAVVAAELLSNATGRARPEKHQGATNFRPFSGNTSFGSSHSAASFAVASVFADRFDPAIGWLSYGVATAVAASRVYTDKHFTSDVIVGGLIGWGMGKFISRQHAGDPDDWQIRPLSLEQGVGTGLMIGKRF; via the coding sequence ATGCCGTCTCAGCAAGGGCCGGTGCAGACGGTGCGGGAGGAATCGGTCACGGAAGGGGTCAAGGCCGTGATCGAAGACGCACGAGCCTTGGTGACCGCTCCCTTGAGAATGACCGGGGAGGATTGGCTCAAGGCTGGGGCTGGGGCGGCGGTTGTCGGAGGCTTTGTTGCTGCCGATCACAGTATTCAGGACTGGGTGGACCGGAACAACAAGAGTGCGACGGGGAAAAAGGTGGCGGATGGTTTCAACACCTTCGGCAACCCGGTGACCATGGCGGGTGTCAATGTCGGCGTCATTGCGATTGGTCTTGCCAACCAGTCCTACGGGGGGGGCAGTTGGATCAAAGAGGCGGGTCTGGTCGGCCTGGAAGCCGAGGGATTTGCCGTGGTGGCGGCTGAGTTGCTCAGCAATGCAACGGGCCGTGCTCGCCCTGAGAAACATCAAGGCGCGACGAACTTCCGTCCGTTCTCCGGGAATACATCGTTCGGCTCCTCGCATTCGGCGGCCAGTTTTGCCGTGGCGTCGGTCTTTGCCGATCGGTTCGATCCTGCTATCGGCTGGTTATCCTATGGTGTAGCAACTGCCGTGGCTGCGTCACGGGTATACACGGACAAGCATTTTACCTCCGATGTCATCGTTGGCGGATTGATCGGTTGGGGTATGGGGAAATTTATCAGTCGGCAACATGCGGGGGATCCGGACGACTGGCAGATTCGTCCTCTGTCCCTGGAGCAAGGCGTAGGTACGGGTCTCATGATCGGGAAGCGATTCTGA
- a CDS encoding trypsin-like serine protease: MNNVSARLSPLLVLSLSCLILVAGLCGAGDAGGDAQSRAITPAPELSPEERATIAVFDKSAQSVVFITNTGIRRDLFSLNLFEVPQGSGSGFVWDKAGHIVTNFHVVYGADQINVIMADRTDHKAKIVGVDPDHDLAVLQIKASPDLLVPIPVGTSGDLRVGQKVLAIGNPFGLDHTLTTGVVSALGRTIKSMTDRTIDGVIQTDAAINPGNSGGPLLDGAGRLIGINTQIISPSGAYAGIGFAVPVDTIHRIVPELIQHGKLIKPGLGVTLIPDAIARQWGIKGLVIGRVLRGGAAERIGLKGVRESFGGRIELGDIIVGIDGRAVSELDEFLSVLDRHKVGDRVSVEYLREGKRYQVAVTLQVVE; encoded by the coding sequence GTGAATAACGTTTCTGCAAGACTTTCTCCCCTCCTCGTCCTTTCTCTGAGCTGCCTGATCCTGGTTGCGGGGCTCTGTGGGGCCGGTGACGCTGGCGGCGATGCGCAGTCTAGAGCCATCACGCCCGCCCCTGAACTTTCTCCGGAAGAGCGCGCCACCATTGCGGTGTTTGACAAGTCGGCCCAGTCGGTTGTCTTCATTACCAATACCGGCATTCGTCGGGATTTGTTCTCGCTGAATCTCTTTGAGGTTCCTCAAGGATCCGGATCCGGGTTTGTCTGGGACAAGGCCGGACACATTGTGACGAATTTTCACGTGGTGTATGGCGCCGATCAAATCAACGTGATCATGGCAGATCGGACGGACCACAAAGCCAAAATCGTCGGTGTGGATCCGGATCACGATCTGGCGGTGCTGCAGATCAAGGCATCGCCGGATTTGCTGGTCCCGATTCCGGTCGGTACCTCAGGTGATTTGAGGGTGGGGCAAAAGGTGTTGGCCATCGGTAATCCCTTCGGCCTCGATCACACGTTGACGACGGGAGTGGTCAGCGCCTTGGGGCGGACGATCAAGTCCATGACGGATCGGACGATTGACGGAGTGATTCAAACCGATGCGGCGATCAATCCCGGCAATTCAGGCGGTCCTCTTCTGGACGGCGCTGGACGGTTGATCGGAATCAATACGCAAATCATCAGCCCCAGCGGCGCCTATGCAGGAATTGGATTTGCGGTGCCGGTGGACACAATTCATCGCATCGTGCCCGAGCTGATCCAACATGGGAAACTCATCAAGCCAGGACTGGGCGTGACATTGATTCCGGACGCGATTGCCCGGCAGTGGGGCATCAAGGGCCTGGTCATCGGACGGGTATTACGCGGAGGGGCGGCAGAGCGAATCGGCCTCAAAGGTGTGCGAGAAAGCTTCGGCGGTCGCATCGAACTCGGAGACATCATCGTTGGGATCGACGGACGGGCCGTTTCAGAATTGGATGAATTCCTGTCGGTGCTGGATCGGCACAAAGTGGGTGACCGGGTATCGGTTGAGTACCTGCGTGAGGGGAAGCGTTACCAGGTAGCAGTGACGTTGCAGGTGGTCGAATAG
- a CDS encoding alpha/beta fold hydrolase has protein sequence MAWTDFHPHPLCFHPHLMTVLPRLRWWRPPPPIDIPNHSRLFTVAPDSQLLGYCHWQPLRRRARTLILVHGFEGCSDSHYMFGIADKAWRAGLNVIRLNQRNCGGTEHLTPTLYHSGMSGDVAAVVRELADKDGVDDIWAAGYSMGGNLVLKMAGESGTGLPSLKGIVAVCPNIDPAACVSALEQPTNWFYQHYFLTRLKARVRRKAAHFPGKFDLASLDRTRSLREFDDRYTAFHGEFSDANDYYERVGARHVLHQIKVPTLIIASQDDPFIPFGTFTTPAVQSNPMIRILATEQGGHCGFFQRPRQNEDCYWAENRLVAFVVRGGLLWAAPAIRPPATSLLPGNASPHAGTQPIPGHPLCADPAPTGIHPILKRPVRRSQR, from the coding sequence ATGGCCTGGACCGACTTCCACCCTCACCCGCTCTGTTTTCACCCACACCTGATGACGGTCCTTCCCAGGCTCAGGTGGTGGCGCCCTCCGCCGCCGATCGATATCCCGAATCACTCCAGGCTCTTTACGGTCGCCCCGGATTCTCAGCTCCTCGGCTATTGTCACTGGCAACCGTTGCGTCGGCGCGCAAGGACGCTCATCCTCGTCCATGGCTTCGAAGGCTGCAGCGACTCGCACTACATGTTCGGAATCGCCGACAAGGCTTGGCGCGCCGGCTTGAATGTGATCCGGCTCAACCAACGGAATTGCGGCGGGACAGAGCACCTGACTCCGACGCTATACCATTCTGGAATGAGCGGCGACGTCGCGGCCGTAGTCCGCGAGCTGGCCGACAAGGACGGGGTCGATGATATCTGGGCGGCGGGCTACTCCATGGGTGGCAACCTGGTTTTGAAGATGGCCGGGGAATCAGGGACCGGGCTACCTTCGCTCAAAGGGATCGTCGCCGTCTGTCCGAATATCGACCCGGCCGCCTGCGTGTCGGCCTTAGAGCAACCCACAAACTGGTTCTACCAGCACTATTTCTTGACTCGACTGAAGGCCCGAGTGCGCCGCAAGGCCGCACACTTTCCCGGAAAGTTCGACCTGGCATCCCTCGACCGAACCCGCTCTCTGCGTGAGTTCGATGACCGGTATACCGCATTCCACGGAGAATTCTCCGACGCAAACGACTATTATGAACGGGTCGGCGCCAGACATGTCTTGCACCAAATCAAAGTTCCGACACTGATCATAGCCTCGCAGGACGATCCCTTTATCCCGTTCGGAACCTTCACCACGCCTGCCGTACAGTCCAACCCCATGATCAGGATACTGGCCACGGAACAGGGAGGCCATTGTGGATTTTTCCAGAGACCGAGGCAAAATGAAGATTGCTACTGGGCGGAAAACCGACTCGTCGCCTTTGTCGTTCGTGGAGGCCTTCTGTGGGCCGCCCCCGCTATTCGACCACCTGCAACGTCACTGCTACCTGGTAACGCTTCCCCTCACGCAGGTACTCAACCGATACCCGGTCACCCACTTTGTGCCGATCCAGCACCGACAGGAATTCATCCAATTCTGAAACGGCCCGTCCGTCGATCCCAACGATGA
- a CDS encoding RNA-binding protein, with amino-acid sequence MGSKIYVGGLPYSATESQLNDLFAVHGAVESARVITDKFTGQSRGFGFVEMATAEEAKAAIAALHGTQMDGRTLTVNEAKPQEPRTGGGGGGRFGGGGGGRSGGRDRF; translated from the coding sequence ATGGGTTCGAAGATTTATGTGGGCGGGCTGCCCTATTCGGCAACCGAGTCTCAGTTGAACGACCTGTTCGCCGTCCACGGAGCGGTCGAGTCCGCGCGTGTGATCACGGACAAGTTCACCGGGCAGTCCAGGGGCTTTGGCTTCGTGGAAATGGCCACAGCCGAAGAAGCCAAGGCTGCGATTGCGGCGCTGCACGGCACCCAAATGGACGGTCGGACATTGACGGTGAACGAGGCGAAACCCCAGGAGCCCCGTACCGGTGGCGGCGGCGGAGGCCGGTTCGGTGGCGGCGGCGGAGGCCGCAGCGGCGGTCGCGACCGCTTCTAA
- a CDS encoding cytochrome c: MSEVALLQIIGLCVIGTGVSILLFVKARFVRVVGFVMIVLGLFSMTALGVPQMASLPPAEEKFDVASIKTASDMAAIGQKIFFSKGQCALCHSIGPSESARCPDLKGIGAKLSREFIFESLTQPQAYIYLDYRHEGPPKEYPARMPYINKNPIGLSKNEILSVIAFLQQMSGEPITVSPDEIAQTAQATAPVSIAHAQ; encoded by the coding sequence ATGAGCGAAGTTGCGCTGTTACAGATCATCGGACTTTGCGTGATCGGCACCGGAGTCTCGATTCTCTTGTTCGTCAAGGCCCGGTTCGTCCGCGTCGTCGGGTTTGTCATGATCGTGCTCGGGCTCTTTTCCATGACGGCGCTGGGTGTGCCCCAAATGGCGTCCTTGCCGCCGGCGGAAGAGAAGTTCGATGTGGCCAGCATCAAGACTGCTTCGGACATGGCGGCCATCGGTCAGAAGATTTTCTTCAGCAAGGGCCAGTGCGCCCTCTGCCATTCGATCGGGCCCAGCGAGTCGGCCCGCTGTCCGGACCTGAAGGGGATCGGGGCGAAACTGTCCCGGGAGTTTATATTTGAGAGTTTGACGCAACCCCAGGCCTACATTTATTTGGACTACCGGCACGAGGGGCCGCCGAAGGAGTACCCGGCGCGCATGCCGTATATCAACAAGAACCCGATCGGCTTGTCGAAGAACGAGATCCTATCCGTGATCGCCTTCTTGCAGCAGATGAGCGGGGAGCCGATCACTGTCAGTCCGGACGAGATCGCACAGACGGCTCAGGCAACGGCACCAGTGTCGATCGCGCACGCGCAGTAA
- a CDS encoding 4-hydroxybenzoate octaprenyltransferase, with translation MVPAPSPESFSSPMCGEKQTRWQPLADLIRLRNQSGTLLLLWPILWSLVLASEGRPSLTLLALFILGSFLMRSAGVVLNDLADRSFDRQVARTKTRPLASGRLSVQTSLVTAFLLLSASAGLLYFLNRLTILLSPIAFLLAVLYPFSKRFVQIPQAVLGIAFGWGAVMAWAAARNHLDLPVWLLYAGTVCWALGYDTIYALQDRDDDERIGVKSSAIFFGPRTWLAVACFFAGTLAMIGATGWLTGLGPAFYVTLTGAAWVMSRQVRLLRGPVSQPIAFALFKQHVWIGMAILVGIWAGVLLP, from the coding sequence ATGGTTCCAGCCCCCTCGCCGGAGAGCTTTTCCTCACCCATGTGCGGGGAAAAACAAACCCGTTGGCAGCCACTGGCCGACTTGATTCGGCTTCGGAACCAATCCGGCACCCTCCTCCTGCTGTGGCCGATTCTGTGGAGCCTGGTCTTGGCCTCTGAGGGACGTCCCTCGCTGACGCTGCTGGCCCTGTTCATCCTTGGCTCATTTCTGATGCGCAGCGCCGGCGTCGTCCTCAACGATCTGGCCGACCGTTCCTTCGATCGCCAGGTGGCGCGCACCAAAACACGTCCGCTGGCCAGCGGGAGGTTGAGCGTGCAGACCTCACTGGTCACTGCCTTCCTGCTCTTGTCCGCCTCGGCTGGCCTCTTGTATTTTCTCAATCGTCTCACCATCTTGCTCAGTCCGATAGCCTTCTTGTTGGCCGTCCTCTACCCATTTTCCAAACGATTTGTGCAAATTCCGCAAGCCGTGCTCGGCATCGCATTTGGCTGGGGCGCGGTCATGGCTTGGGCCGCAGCGCGAAACCATCTGGACTTGCCCGTCTGGCTCCTCTATGCCGGCACCGTCTGCTGGGCCCTGGGCTATGACACGATCTATGCGCTGCAGGATCGCGACGACGATGAGCGGATCGGCGTGAAGTCCTCGGCTATCTTTTTCGGTCCACGGACATGGCTGGCCGTGGCCTGCTTCTTCGCCGGAACACTGGCTATGATCGGGGCTACCGGATGGCTCACCGGTTTGGGTCCGGCGTTCTACGTCACGCTGACCGGGGCGGCATGGGTCATGAGCCGGCAGGTTCGCCTCCTGAGAGGCCCCGTGTCGCAGCCCATCGCGTTCGCCTTGTTCAAACAGCACGTATGGATCGGTATGGCGATCCTGGTAGGCATCTGGGCCGGAGTTCTACTTCCATAA
- a CDS encoding cytochrome c — translation MKGGVFLKPAILIVGVYVFLKIVLPLFTAPLPASLIFLYLALTTTGIVIFATLSGPSTDAFFGPIVRFLTGEGQGGAAQGARIAVLLLFPMLVGWQTYTSTAPSDQPPAENRTIHPAPPGEYTGLSNPVPNTPENVMTGKGLYAAFCSPCHGGNFDGKGPASRGFNPPPANFSDPTTIAMLQESYLFWRIKKGGVGLPIEGMPWKSAMPRWEVELPDEWIWKIIMGEYDGAHQKPRTWE, via the coding sequence ATGAAAGGCGGCGTATTCCTCAAACCAGCGATCCTGATCGTCGGGGTCTATGTCTTCCTGAAGATTGTGTTGCCGCTGTTCACGGCCCCGCTTCCGGCCAGCTTGATTTTCCTCTACCTGGCCCTGACGACGACCGGGATCGTGATCTTCGCCACGCTCAGCGGCCCTTCCACGGATGCGTTCTTTGGGCCCATCGTGCGGTTTCTGACCGGGGAGGGGCAGGGTGGGGCGGCTCAGGGGGCACGGATCGCCGTGCTGCTGCTGTTTCCCATGTTGGTCGGCTGGCAAACCTATACCAGTACGGCGCCGAGCGATCAGCCGCCGGCCGAGAACCGCACCATCCATCCGGCGCCTCCCGGAGAGTACACAGGGCTCTCGAATCCCGTGCCGAACACTCCGGAAAACGTGATGACCGGAAAGGGGCTCTATGCCGCGTTTTGCTCCCCCTGTCATGGAGGGAACTTTGACGGGAAGGGGCCCGCATCGAGGGGGTTCAATCCGCCGCCGGCGAACTTTTCCGATCCGACAACCATCGCGATGCTGCAGGAGAGCTACTTGTTCTGGCGCATTAAAAAGGGCGGGGTCGGCCTGCCGATCGAGGGCATGCCCTGGAAGTCGGCCATGCCGCGCTGGGAAGTGGAGTTGCCTGATGAGTGGATTTGGAAGATCATTATGGGGGAATACGACGGGGCCCATCAGAAGCCGAGGACTTGGGAATAG
- a CDS encoding cytochrome bc complex cytochrome b subunit, translated as MSGQPTALEKILAFVDERVGLKHLQAKMLNEPVPGGSRWAYVFGSVLLFIFIMQAVTGILLMFYYVPSADHAYASTQYIIHEVDYGWFLLSYHFWGSSAMVVMVFAHMSQVFLWGAYKKPREMIWLVGLALFGIVMGFGFTGYLLPWDQRAYWATTVGVEIMDKTPIVGDFMARFLKGGPTPGQMTLSRFFVIHVMILPATLMGLAGLHIFLFRKAGPAGPFRGSVEELKAKTDYFFPRQIWKDMVAMGAVFFAICSLAFIEPVVLLEEATPDPGEYHPEPEWYFLFLFQLLRLKIFSGEFGQFLGAIAIPGAFMALLAALPFIDRSPERNIFKRPVALVGWILVMAGILMFTVSAIINREFLD; from the coding sequence ATGAGCGGGCAACCAACAGCACTCGAAAAAATTCTGGCCTTCGTCGACGAGCGTGTCGGCCTCAAGCACCTGCAGGCCAAGATGCTCAACGAGCCGGTCCCGGGCGGGTCCCGCTGGGCCTACGTGTTCGGCTCGGTCCTGTTGTTTATCTTCATCATGCAAGCCGTGACGGGCATTCTGCTGATGTTCTATTATGTGCCCAGCGCCGACCATGCCTACGCCAGCACCCAATATATTATTCACGAAGTGGACTATGGCTGGTTCTTGTTGAGTTACCATTTCTGGGGCTCTTCCGCGATGGTCGTGATGGTCTTTGCCCACATGTCCCAGGTGTTCTTGTGGGGAGCATACAAGAAGCCCCGTGAAATGATTTGGCTGGTCGGCTTGGCCCTGTTCGGGATCGTGATGGGGTTCGGGTTCACCGGTTACCTGCTCCCATGGGATCAGCGGGCCTACTGGGCCACGACCGTTGGCGTCGAGATCATGGACAAGACCCCAATCGTGGGAGACTTCATGGCCCGATTCCTGAAGGGCGGTCCTACCCCCGGCCAGATGACACTCAGCCGGTTCTTCGTGATCCACGTAATGATCCTGCCGGCGACCCTTATGGGGTTGGCCGGACTCCATATCTTTCTTTTCCGCAAAGCCGGCCCCGCCGGCCCATTCCGGGGCAGTGTGGAAGAGTTGAAAGCCAAGACGGATTATTTCTTCCCGCGGCAAATCTGGAAGGATATGGTAGCCATGGGGGCCGTGTTCTTCGCCATCTGCAGTCTGGCGTTCATTGAGCCGGTGGTATTGTTGGAGGAAGCCACGCCGGATCCAGGCGAGTACCATCCGGAGCCGGAATGGTATTTTCTCTTTTTGTTCCAACTCCTGCGACTGAAGATTTTCTCCGGTGAATTCGGGCAATTCTTGGGAGCGATTGCCATTCCCGGCGCATTCATGGCGTTGTTGGCCGCGCTGCCCTTCATTGACCGCAGTCCGGAACGGAACATTTTCAAGCGGCCGGTCGCCCTGGTTGGCTGGATTCTTGTCATGGCCGGCATTTTGATGTTCACGGTGTCTGCGATCATCAATCGCGAGTTTTTGGACTAA
- a CDS encoding YjbQ family protein, whose translation MPVKTVPLRIEMRGDAQIENVTGHVKQALSGSGLQAGVVTVFIKHTTASVLIIEDEPGIRADTKAVWDRLIPADPAWQHNTRNPGENNGHSHLRAHLQGPSVTIPFSAGALLLGTWQQIVVIDFDTRSRTRDLVVQILGE comes from the coding sequence ATGCCGGTGAAGACCGTTCCGCTCCGCATTGAGATGCGCGGGGATGCACAGATTGAGAATGTGACCGGTCATGTGAAGCAGGCTTTGAGTGGGTCTGGCTTGCAGGCCGGTGTCGTGACGGTCTTCATCAAGCACACGACGGCCTCGGTTCTGATTATCGAGGATGAGCCGGGCATCCGAGCAGACACCAAGGCGGTCTGGGATCGGCTGATTCCAGCCGATCCGGCCTGGCAGCACAATACGCGTAATCCTGGTGAAAACAACGGACACAGCCACCTGCGGGCCCATTTGCAGGGTCCGTCCGTGACGATTCCTTTCTCGGCCGGAGCCTTGCTGCTCGGCACCTGGCAACAGATTGTGGTCATTGACTTCGATACCCGTTCACGCACACGGGATCTGGTCGTGCAAATCCTCGGTGAATAA
- a CDS encoding diacylglycerol kinase family protein translates to MSPGNVGMSPLPQIRQRFACAWHGVKAAYRAEQSFRIQLTVASVVSLAGLIVGLSQTEWLFIVTAVGMVLSLELLNTMIEKTLDLLHPMQHERVKFIKDVSAAAVLISSLAAAIVGLIIFVCHIQ, encoded by the coding sequence ATGTCGCCTGGCAACGTCGGCATGTCCCCATTGCCGCAGATCCGGCAGAGGTTCGCTTGCGCCTGGCACGGGGTGAAGGCGGCCTATCGAGCGGAGCAGAGTTTTCGTATCCAACTGACAGTCGCCAGCGTCGTCAGCTTGGCCGGGTTGATCGTCGGGCTGTCGCAAACGGAATGGCTGTTCATCGTCACGGCGGTTGGCATGGTGCTCTCGCTCGAGTTGTTGAATACCATGATTGAAAAAACGCTCGACCTGTTGCACCCGATGCAGCATGAAAGGGTGAAGTTCATCAAAGATGTGTCCGCTGCCGCGGTGCTCATCTCATCATTGGCGGCGGCCATCGTAGGCCTCATCATATTCGTTTGTCACATACAGTGA
- a CDS encoding c-type cytochrome: MAEQPSLIKSIVKKGIIGIVIGGILVGVAIALHFPPIFQGMFFGYAMLGAAVFILLDAPSLKPIGGVKAVMALVVFYAVLSVVYIGGASNLPQYDPEDEKGKIEKLLKAKRAASEQGKAEELLARAKALSEKADTIMARLQAVGGGAAAEVPAGDGGAKPAGAPAAAGDLVALGKEQWNLQECYNCHKLFGEGGKKRGPELDNIGSLLKPEELRQKVLDPQSWMAEGFEKEYEKKKMPDKYKELMEEKEVDALVAFLSTLKNPAVNTPKPIKKK; encoded by the coding sequence ATGGCTGAACAGCCGAGTTTGATCAAGAGCATAGTAAAAAAAGGCATTATTGGGATAGTCATCGGAGGCATTCTGGTGGGGGTGGCGATCGCCTTGCACTTCCCGCCCATCTTCCAGGGGATGTTCTTCGGTTACGCCATGCTAGGCGCGGCGGTCTTTATCCTGCTGGACGCGCCCTCGCTGAAGCCGATCGGCGGCGTGAAGGCGGTCATGGCCCTGGTGGTTTTTTATGCCGTCCTTTCGGTCGTCTATATCGGGGGGGCCTCGAATCTGCCCCAGTACGATCCTGAGGATGAAAAGGGAAAGATCGAGAAGCTACTCAAGGCCAAGCGAGCTGCCTCGGAGCAAGGGAAGGCCGAGGAGCTTCTGGCCCGTGCCAAGGCGCTCTCCGAAAAAGCGGATACGATCATGGCGCGACTCCAGGCTGTGGGTGGCGGAGCGGCGGCCGAAGTTCCGGCCGGGGACGGCGGGGCGAAGCCAGCGGGAGCGCCGGCAGCGGCGGGGGATCTCGTGGCGCTGGGCAAAGAGCAATGGAATCTGCAGGAATGCTACAACTGCCACAAGCTGTTCGGCGAGGGCGGAAAAAAACGCGGGCCTGAGCTCGATAACATCGGGAGCTTGCTCAAACCGGAAGAGCTTCGCCAGAAGGTGCTGGATCCGCAAAGCTGGATGGCCGAAGGGTTCGAGAAAGAGTATGAGAAGAAGAAGATGCCGGACAAATACAAGGAACTGATGGAGGAGAAGGAGGTCGATGCGCTGGTCGCATTCCTCTCCACGCTGAAGAACCCGGCGGTCAACACACCAAAACCGATCAAGAAGAAGTGA
- a CDS encoding c-type cytochrome produces MKAVAQATDGARMGTTGGRRRLVVAAMVIGIAAAVGGAGCALFQSEQVAKGKHLYEHYCMHCHGEHGQQNEGYNWNQMPDPKPKDLSNKSEMSTFKDEEIFSTVSRDMKDTTPEIGDKIGDDDFAVPTMPTFKYTLSEEEIWAIVAYVRTLHGMQLTYNVEGRKKEIADQLQAAQQKFDQAKQTFDAADKKASDEAEKSGKDMDDAATAKEQEAMGVAAKELETAKAALANFTARPKFASVPRPDLTMAADVAAKQAEVGKRLYSNKYGCNACHRVGEEGGVVGPALDRAGFRLNSTWVVRWIKYPQSMKPETRMPNLGINDPDAKAIAMYLATLQAPKPEKPIEKPAS; encoded by the coding sequence ATGAAGGCGGTGGCGCAGGCGACAGACGGCGCGCGCATGGGGACGACGGGCGGCCGGCGAAGGCTGGTCGTCGCGGCTATGGTGATCGGGATTGCCGCAGCGGTCGGAGGCGCAGGCTGCGCCCTCTTTCAGAGCGAACAGGTCGCCAAAGGCAAGCACCTCTATGAACACTACTGCATGCATTGTCATGGCGAGCACGGGCAACAGAACGAAGGATACAACTGGAATCAGATGCCTGATCCCAAGCCCAAGGATCTTTCCAATAAGTCTGAAATGTCCACATTCAAGGACGAGGAGATCTTCAGCACGGTCTCCCGAGACATGAAGGATACGACTCCTGAGATCGGCGATAAGATCGGAGACGATGACTTTGCCGTTCCGACCATGCCCACGTTCAAGTACACCCTGTCGGAAGAGGAAATTTGGGCTATTGTCGCCTACGTCCGAACCTTGCACGGAATGCAACTGACCTATAATGTCGAAGGTCGGAAGAAGGAAATCGCGGATCAGTTGCAGGCCGCCCAGCAGAAATTCGATCAGGCCAAGCAGACCTTCGATGCGGCGGACAAGAAGGCCAGCGACGAGGCGGAGAAGAGCGGCAAAGACATGGATGATGCCGCAACCGCCAAAGAACAAGAGGCCATGGGGGTGGCCGCCAAGGAGCTGGAGACGGCCAAAGCCGCCTTGGCCAATTTCACCGCCAGACCAAAGTTTGCATCCGTCCCAAGGCCAGACCTGACGATGGCTGCCGACGTGGCGGCCAAGCAAGCCGAAGTGGGGAAACGGCTCTACTCGAACAAGTATGGCTGCAATGCCTGCCACCGGGTCGGGGAGGAAGGCGGAGTCGTCGGTCCGGCCCTGGACCGAGCCGGTTTTCGGCTGAACAGCACGTGGGTGGTGCGCTGGATCAAGTATCCACAGAGCATGAAGCCGGAGACCCGCATGCCGAACCTCGGGATCAATGATCCTGACGCGAAGGCGATCGCCATGTACTTGGCCACCCTGCAGGCTCCCAAGCCGGAGAAGCCGATCGAGAAGCCGGCCAGCTAA
- a CDS encoding ubiquinol-cytochrome c reductase iron-sulfur subunit: MQQPKLKSKVQCTDREVGEVTKVIVDPITKEVSDIVVGNGAGEPGRQVPMAQVQAVTDGTVQLRAASTDLTQFPLLKRDEYVTIHEVEIAHLEDHLHVEPGEVLIPLPELERNVKRRTFFTNFTHAIGALVGLPLAFPVLKYLMKPMYAPFDNQWIKIGSANKIKTEDVGVQFKFKKKFKEAFMPEAEIDKNIWVLRASPAVLEQVYKGKDQVFHDATGREIWTNKQSVPYLAYSGKCPHLGCGYKWRAHKVLGQVFLCPCHLSIYDASGKVLDGPAPRPLDTLPIRVAGNGDIEVIDMEFKAGKKEQVRIV, encoded by the coding sequence GTGCAGCAGCCTAAGCTGAAGTCCAAAGTCCAGTGCACCGATCGCGAGGTCGGGGAAGTGACCAAGGTGATCGTAGACCCGATCACCAAGGAGGTCAGCGACATTGTCGTCGGCAACGGTGCCGGTGAGCCCGGGCGCCAAGTACCGATGGCTCAAGTCCAGGCGGTCACCGATGGCACTGTCCAGCTACGGGCCGCTTCGACGGACTTGACGCAGTTTCCACTGTTGAAGCGTGACGAATATGTCACGATCCATGAGGTGGAGATCGCGCATCTCGAAGACCATCTCCATGTCGAGCCGGGCGAGGTCCTGATCCCGCTCCCGGAGCTTGAACGTAACGTCAAACGACGGACTTTCTTCACCAACTTCACCCACGCCATCGGCGCCTTGGTCGGGCTTCCCCTCGCCTTTCCGGTTCTCAAGTATCTGATGAAGCCGATGTATGCTCCCTTCGACAATCAGTGGATTAAGATCGGCAGCGCCAACAAGATCAAGACGGAAGACGTCGGGGTCCAGTTCAAGTTCAAAAAGAAGTTCAAGGAAGCGTTCATGCCCGAGGCTGAGATCGATAAGAACATCTGGGTTCTGAGGGCTTCCCCGGCGGTGCTGGAGCAAGTGTACAAGGGGAAGGATCAGGTCTTTCATGATGCCACGGGCAGGGAGATCTGGACCAACAAGCAATCGGTTCCCTATCTCGCTTATTCGGGGAAATGCCCGCACCTGGGGTGTGGATATAAGTGGCGTGCCCACAAGGTGCTGGGCCAGGTATTTCTCTGCCCTTGTCACCTCAGCATCTACGATGCCAGCGGGAAAGTGTTGGATGGGCCGGCGCCGCGCCCGCTCGATACGCTTCCGATTCGGGTGGCCGGCAACGGGGATATCGAAGTGATTGATATGGAGTTCAAGGCCGGCAAGAAGGAACAGGTCCGGATCGTCTAA